One stretch of Girardinichthys multiradiatus isolate DD_20200921_A chromosome 2, DD_fGirMul_XY1, whole genome shotgun sequence DNA includes these proteins:
- the mon2 gene encoding protein MON2 homolog isoform X1 encodes MSTSSPEAVKKLLENMQTDLRSLSMECKKKFPPVKEAAESGIVRIKTIAARNTEILAALKENSSEVVQPFLMGCGTKEPKITQLCLAAIQRLMCHEVVSEAAAGNIINMLWQLMENGLEELKLLQTVLVLLTTNTVVHDEVLSKAIVLCFRLHFTKDNITNNTAAATVRQVVTVVFERMVAEDERFKGIVEQPPPVQGNTNRRSVSTLRPSAKDAYMLFQDLCQLVNADAPYWLVGMTEMTRTFGLELLESVLNDFPGVFLQHQEFSFLLKERVCPLVIKLFSPNIKFRQGTSTTAPPAPVEKPYFPICMRLLRVVSVLIKHFYSLLVTECEIFLSLLVKFLDGEKPQWLRAVAVESVHRLCVQPHLLCSFCQSYDMKQHSTKVFRDIVNALGSFIQSLFIVPNGGSTAAVSAPAGASGSGAQGTAQGGPGTGGGSGTLTTQAAFEYRGTWIPLMTVSVQGSAKATYLEMLDKVEPPSIPEGYAMSVAFSALLDLVRGITSMIERELTMEEEAAAEFRETHPDQEWKPDNKKSKKQLCFSGSHLVWEEMVNACWCGLLAALSLLLDASTDEAATENILKAEMTMASLCGRVGLVTPRDAFITAICKASLPPHYALTVLSSNSSNLSSKAYSIQGQSVQIISPSSESHQQVVAVGQPLTAQPQGTVVLTAKNIQCMRTLLNLAHCHGAVLGMSWQLVLVTLQHLVWILGLKPAVGGALKPGRAVEGPSTVLTTAVMTDLPVISNILSRLFESSQYLDDVSLHHLINALCSLSLEAMEMAYGNNKEPSLFAVAKLLETGLVNMDRIEILWRPLTGHLLEVCQHPNSRMREWGAEALTALIKAGLTYKHDPPLAQNQRLQLLLLNPLKELSNVLHADIRQKQLECVLQILQSQGDGLGPSWPLVLGVIGAIRNDQGESLIRTAFQCLQLVVTDFLPTMPCTCLQIVVDVAGSFGLQNQELNISLTSIGLLWNISDYFFQRGEAITQELEREEEALQKQAQEKGETLNRPFHPAPPFDCLWLCLYAKLGELCVDPRPAVRKSAGQTLFSTIAAHGTLLQQPTWHIVVWKVLFQLLDCVRTSSTTADKEKIESGGGNILIHHSRDTAEKQWAETWVLTLAGVARIFNTRRYLLQQLGDFFEAWEVLLNHIQSAALSKNNEVSLAALKSFQEILQIVTPVKDSDKAGDALAAMGVPPVLIDPLSASGPGRPLVRSDSLVERLTRYNGAELQAPPPGEESALEDSALWWSAWNTWYRTGTESTRPPCGPAEKLAFIPSQPFLTALIQIFPALYQHIKANFSMDDLKKLGVILHGAVSVPISSDASPFILPSYTEATLTSLQEAVLTALDVLQKAICVGPENLQIMYPAIFEQLLLFVEFSCKPPQYGRVETKHVANAKYNQIQLFAPAEWVALNYVPFAERSLEVVGDLYHKTACHKAVINEKVLQNIIKTLRMPLGLKYACPSESTWKLAVSSLLKVLSIGLPVARQHASSGKFDTMWPELANALEDFLFTKSTPPDNLSIQEFQQNESVDVEVVQLISTEILPFANFIPKDFVGQIMTMLNKGSIHSQAPSFTEAEIDVRMREDFSKVCFETLLQFSFSNKVSTPQEGYISRMALSVLLKRAQDVLRRYVEDERLSGRCPLPRQQVTEIIFVLKAISTLMDSLKKTLPENVDGNTWAQVIALYPTLVECITCSSSEVSTALKEALGPFKDFMQPPVSKVQNGES; translated from the exons GCTGCAGCAGGGAACATTATCAACATGTTGTGGCAGCTGATGGAAAACGGTTTGGAGGAGCTGAAACTCTTACAGACGGTCCTGGTCCTGCTAACCACCAACACGGTTGTTCACGATGAAGTACTTTCAAAG GCCATTGTGTTGTGCTTTCGCCTCCACTTCACCAAGGACAACATCACCAACAACACAGCAGCCGCCACCGTCAGACAAGTCGTCACTGTCGTCTTTGAGAGGATGGTTGCTGAAGATGAGCGATTTAAAG GCATTGTAGAGCAGCCTCCTCCTGTCCAAGGAAACACTAACCGGCGATCTGTTAGTACCCTGAGACCCAGCGCCAAGGATGCATACATGCTCTTTCAG GACCTGTGCCAGCTGGTGAATGCTGATGCCCCCTACTGGCTAGTGGGCATGACAGAAATGACCCGCACCTTTGGCCTGGAGCTGCTGGAGTCGGTTCTAAATGATTTCCCAGGCGTATTCTTACAG CACCAGGAGTTCAGCTTCCTGCTGAAAGAACGGGTTTGTCCCCTCGTCATCAAGCTCTTCTCACCCAACATAAAGTTCAGGCAAGGCACCAGCACCACCGCACCACCAGCACCTGTGGAGAAACCCTACTTCCCAATTTGCATGAGGTTACTGCGAGTGGTTTCAGTCCTCATTAAACACTTCTACAGCTTACTG GTGACTGAATGTGAGATCTTCTTGTCTCTGCTGGTGAAGTTTCTGGATGGGGAAAAACCTCAGTGGCTCAGAGCAGTTGCTGTAGAGTCGGTCCATAGGCTGTGTGTGCAGCCACATTTATTATG tTCTTTCTGTCAGTCTTACGATATGAAGCAGCACTCCACAAAGGTGTTCAGAGACATTGTTAACGCTCTGGGATCCTTCATTCAGTCACTCTTTATTGTCCCGAACGGCGGCAGCACTGCTGCTGTCAGTGCACCTGCTG GGGCCTCAGGTTCAGGGGCTCAGGGCACAGCTCAGGGCGGTCCGGGCACAGGAGGGGGCAGCGGCACCTTGACCACACAGGCTGCATTTGAATACCGGGGTACCTGGATCCCCCTCATGACTGTTAGCGTCCAGGGCAGCGCCAAGGCTACCTA cttAGAGATGCTGGACAAGGTTGAACCTCCGTCCATCCCAGAGGGCTACGCCATGTCGGTGGCCTTCAGCGCCTTACTGGACCTGGTGAGGGGCATCACCTCCATGATTGAAAGAGAGCTGACCATGGAGGAGGAGGCAGCTGCAGAATTCAGAGAGACTCACCCTGACCAAGAATGGAAACCAGA CAATAAAAAGTCTAAAAAGCAGCTTTGCTTCTCAGGGTCCCACTTGGTTTGGGAGGAGATGGTCAACGCCTGCTGGTGTGGTCTCCTGGCTGCCCTCTCTCTGCTGCTAGAtgccag CACGGACGAGGCCGCGACAGAAAACATCCTGAAAGCAGAAATGACCATGGCGTCACTGTGCGGTCGTGTCGGCCTGGTGACGCCTCGTGACGCTTTCATCACGGCCATCTGCAAGGCCTCTCTGCCGCCACATTATGCTCTAACTGTTCTGAGTAGCAACAGCTCCAACCTCTCTAGTAAAG CTTACTCTATCCAGGGCCAGAGCGTGCAGATCATCAGCCCCTCGAGTGAGTCTCATCAGCAGGTGGTGGCTGTTGGGCAGCCACTCACCGCTCAACCACAGGGCACTGTGGTG ctgacTGCCAAAAATATCCAGTGCATGAGAACACTGCTGAACCTAGCCCACTGCCACGGGGCTGTCCTGGGGATGTCCTGGCAGCTGGTACTGGTTACACTCCAG caTTTAGTTTGGATCCTGGGACTAAAACCAGCGGTGGGTGGTGCCCTGAAACCTGGACGAGCAGTGGAGGGACCTAGTACG GTGCTGACCACAGCAGTCATGACAGATCTGCCCGTCATCTCCAACATCCTGTCCAGACTGTTCGAAAGCTCCCa GTACCTGGATGACGTGTCTTTGCATCACTTGATCAATGCACTTTGTTCCCTCTCCTTGGAGGCCATGGAAATGGCTTATGGAAATAACAAG GAACCATCTCTGTTCGCTGTTGCAAAGTTGTTGGAAACTGGCCTCGTCAACATGGACCGCATTGAGATCCTGTGGAGACccctgacaggacacctgttaGAG GTCTGCCAGCACCCAAACTCCAGGATGAGAGAGTGGGGAGCCGAGGCACTGACGGCACTAATCAAAGCTGGGCTTACCTATAAACATGACCCTCCACTGGCACAAAATCAG cggctgcagctgctgctgctgaacccCCTGAAGGAGTTGTCCAACGTGTTGCATGCCGACATTCGGCAGAAACAGCTGGAGTGTGTCCTGCAGATCCTGCAGAGCCAGGGCGACGGCCTGGGGCCCAGCTGGCCCCTCGTGCTGGGCGTTATTGGAGCCATTCGCAATGATCAAGG GGAATCATTGATCCGAACAGCCTTCCAGTGCCTACAGTTGGTGGTGACTGACTTCCTCCCCACGATGCCTTGCACCTGCCTTCAGATTGTGGTGGATGTAGCTGGCAGCTTTGGCCTTCAGAACCAGGAGCTCAACATTAGCCTTACCTCCATCGGCCTGCTG TGGAACATTTCCGACTACTTCTTCCAAAGAGGCGAGGCCATCACCCAGGAGCtggagagagaggaggaagcTCTACAGAAGCAGGCTCAGGAGAAAGGAGAAACCCTGAACAGACCATTCCACCCCGCCCCTCCCTTCGACTGCCTCTGGCTGTGCCTGTACGCCAAGCTGGGCGAGCTGTGCGTCGACCCGCGGCCTGCTGTGCGCAAAAGTGCAGGGCAGACGCTGTTCTCCACCATCGCTGCACACGGGACCCTGCTGCAGCAGCCAACGTGGCATATCGTGGTCTGGAAG GTTTTGTTCCAGCTGTTGGACTGCGTGAGGACATCGTCCACGACAGCAGACAAGGAGAAGATTGAGTCTGGTGGAGGAAACATTCTCATCCACCACTCTCGCGACACCGCTGAGAAGCAGTGGGCGGAGACGTGGGTGCTGACGCTAGCTGGGGTGGCTCGCATTTTCAACACGAGGCGGTATCTCCTCCAGCAGTTAG gGGATTTCTTCGAGGCCTGGGAGGTGCTGCTGAACCACATCCAGTCAGCTGCTCTCAGCAAAAACAATGAGGTCTCTCTGGCTGCTCTAAAGAGCTTTCAAGAAATCCTGCAGATCGTCACACCTGTCAAAGACTCAGACAAAGCAGGGGACGCGCTCGCCGCCATGGGCGTCCCCCCCGTCCTCATTGATCCGCTCTCTGCCTCCGGTCCAGGCAGACCCCTGGTGCGCTCAGATTCACTAGTCGAAAGGCTGACGAGGTACAACGGGGCCGAGTTGCAGGCGCCGCCACCCGGGGAGGAGTCGGCGTTGGAGGACTCGGCATTGTGGTGGTCTGCATGGAACACATGGTATCGAACAGGAACGGAAAGCACGAGGCCCCCCTGTGGCCCGGCGGAAAAGCTCGCCTTCATCCCAAGCCAGCCGTTCCTCACAGCATTAATCCAGATTTTCCCAGCACTCTACCAGCACATCAAAGCTAACTTCAGCATGGACGATCTGAAAAAGCTTGGAGTCATTCTCCACGGGGCCGTGTCCGTGCCAATCAGCAGCGACGCCTCGCCTTTCATCCTGCCTTCCTACACAGAGGCCACGCTCACTAGCTTGCAGGAAGCTGTACTTACTGCTCTGGATGTGTTGCAGAAG GCCATCTGTGTGGGCCCTGAGAACCTGCAGATCATGTACCCGGCCATCTTTGAACAGCTGCTACTCTTCGTGGAGTTTTCCTGCAAGCCTCCTCAGTACGGCAGGGTGGAAACCAAACACGTGGCCAATGCAAAATACAACCAG ATCCAGCTGTTTGCACCG GCAGAATGGGTTGCCTTAAACTATGTGCCCTTTGCTGAGCGCTCCTTGGAGGTGGTGGGGGACCTTTACCATAAAACAGCATGCCACAAAGCTGTCATCAATGAGAAGGTTCTGCAGAATATCATCAAG ACTTTAAGAATGCCCTTGGGTTTGAAGTACGCCTGTCCATCAGAGAGCACCTGGAAGCTCGCCGTTTCGTCTCTGCTGAAGGTGCTGTCTATCGGGTTGCCTGTTGCACGCCAGCATGCCTCGTCTGGGAAGTTTGACACTATGTGGCCCGAGTTGGCCAACGCCTTGGAAGACTTTCTTTTCACCAAAAG CACCCCCCCTGATAATCTGTCTATTCAGGAGTTTCAGCAGAATGAATCTGTTGATGTGGAG GTGGTCCAGTTGATCAGCACTGAGATTTTACCGTTTGCCAATTTCATCCCCAAAGACTTTGTTGGTCAGATTATGACTATGCTCAATAAGGGCTCCATTCATTCCCAAGCTCCCTCGTTCACAG AGGCTGAGATAGATGTGCGAATGCGGGAAGATTTTTCCAAGGTGTGCTTTGAGACGTTGCTCCAGTTTTCCTTCAGCAACAAGGTGTCCACTCCTCAGGAGGGCTACATCTCTCGAATGGCGCTCTCTGTGCTCCTCAAGAGGGCCCAGGATGTTCTCCGGCGATACGTGGAGGATGAGAGGCTGAGCGGGCGCTGTCCGTTACCAAG GCAACAAGTGACGGAGATTATCTTCGTCTTAAAAGCTATAAGCACTTTGATGGACTCGCTTAAAAAGACGCTGCCAGAAAACG TGGATGGCAACACGTGGGCTCAGGTGATTGCTCTGTACCCCACGTTGGTAGAGTGCATTACCTGTTCTTCGTCCGAGGTAAGCACCGCCCTGAAGGAGGCCCTGGGGCCCTTTAAAGACTTTATGCAGCCACCAGTCTCCAAAGTCCAGAACGGAGAGTCCTGA
- the mon2 gene encoding protein MON2 homolog isoform X2 yields the protein MSTSSPEAVKKLLENMQTDLRSLSMECKKKFPPVKEAAESGIVRIKTIAARNTEILAALKENSSEVVQPFLMGCGTKEPKITQLCLAAIQRLMCHEVVSEAAAGNIINMLWQLMENGLEELKLLQTVLVLLTTNTVVHDEVLSKAIVLCFRLHFTKDNITNNTAAATVRQVVTVVFERMVAEDERFKGIVEQPPPVQGNTNRRSVSTLRPSAKDAYMLFQDLCQLVNADAPYWLVGMTEMTRTFGLELLESVLNDFPGVFLQHQEFSFLLKERVCPLVIKLFSPNIKFRQGTSTTAPPAPVEKPYFPICMRLLRVVSVLIKHFYSLLVTECEIFLSLLVKFLDGEKPQWLRAVAVESVHRLCVQPHLLCSFCQSYDMKQHSTKVFRDIVNALGSFIQSLFIVPNGGSTAAVSAPAGASGSGAQGTAQGGPGTGGGSGTLTTQAAFEYRGTWIPLMTVSVQGSAKATYLEMLDKVEPPSIPEGYAMSVAFSALLDLVRGITSMIERELTMEEEAAAEFRETHPDQEWKPDNKKSKKQLCFSGSHLVWEEMVNACWCGLLAALSLLLDASTDEAATENILKAEMTMASLCGRVGLVTPRDAFITAICKASLPPHYALTVLSSNSSNLSSKAYSIQGQSVQIISPSSESHQQVVAVGQPLTAQPQGTVVLTAKNIQCMRTLLNLAHCHGAVLGMSWQLVLVTLQHLVWILGLKPAVGGALKPGRAVEGPSTVLTTAVMTDLPVISNILSRLFESSQYLDDVSLHHLINALCSLSLEAMEMAYGNNKEPSLFAVAKLLETGLVNMDRIEILWRPLTGHLLEVCQHPNSRMREWGAEALTALIKAGLTYKHDPPLAQNQRLQLLLLNPLKELSNVLHADIRQKQLECVLQILQSQGDGLGPSWPLVLGVIGAIRNDQGESLIRTAFQCLQLVVTDFLPTMPCTCLQIVVDVAGSFGLQNQELNISLTSIGLLWNISDYFFQRGEAITQELEREEEALQKQAQEKGETLNRPFHPAPPFDCLWLCLYAKLGELCVDPRPAVRKSAGQTLFSTIAAHGTLLQQPTWHIVVWKVLFQLLDCVRTSSTTADKEKIESGGGNILIHHSRDTAEKQWAETWVLTLAGVARIFNTRRYLLQQLGDFFEAWEVLLNHIQSAALSKNNEVSLAALKSFQEILQIVTPVKDSDKAGDALAAMGVPPVLIDPLSASGPGRPLVRSDSLVERLTRYNGAELQAPPPGEESALEDSALWWSAWNTWYRTGTESTRPPCGPAEKLAFIPSQPFLTALIQIFPALYQHIKANFSMDDLKKLGVILHGAVSVPISSDASPFILPSYTEATLTSLQEAVLTALDVLQKAICVGPENLQIMYPAIFEQLLLFVEFSCKPPQYGRVETKHVANAKYNQAEWVALNYVPFAERSLEVVGDLYHKTACHKAVINEKVLQNIIKTLRMPLGLKYACPSESTWKLAVSSLLKVLSIGLPVARQHASSGKFDTMWPELANALEDFLFTKSTPPDNLSIQEFQQNESVDVEVVQLISTEILPFANFIPKDFVGQIMTMLNKGSIHSQAPSFTEAEIDVRMREDFSKVCFETLLQFSFSNKVSTPQEGYISRMALSVLLKRAQDVLRRYVEDERLSGRCPLPRQQVTEIIFVLKAISTLMDSLKKTLPENVDGNTWAQVIALYPTLVECITCSSSEVSTALKEALGPFKDFMQPPVSKVQNGES from the exons GCTGCAGCAGGGAACATTATCAACATGTTGTGGCAGCTGATGGAAAACGGTTTGGAGGAGCTGAAACTCTTACAGACGGTCCTGGTCCTGCTAACCACCAACACGGTTGTTCACGATGAAGTACTTTCAAAG GCCATTGTGTTGTGCTTTCGCCTCCACTTCACCAAGGACAACATCACCAACAACACAGCAGCCGCCACCGTCAGACAAGTCGTCACTGTCGTCTTTGAGAGGATGGTTGCTGAAGATGAGCGATTTAAAG GCATTGTAGAGCAGCCTCCTCCTGTCCAAGGAAACACTAACCGGCGATCTGTTAGTACCCTGAGACCCAGCGCCAAGGATGCATACATGCTCTTTCAG GACCTGTGCCAGCTGGTGAATGCTGATGCCCCCTACTGGCTAGTGGGCATGACAGAAATGACCCGCACCTTTGGCCTGGAGCTGCTGGAGTCGGTTCTAAATGATTTCCCAGGCGTATTCTTACAG CACCAGGAGTTCAGCTTCCTGCTGAAAGAACGGGTTTGTCCCCTCGTCATCAAGCTCTTCTCACCCAACATAAAGTTCAGGCAAGGCACCAGCACCACCGCACCACCAGCACCTGTGGAGAAACCCTACTTCCCAATTTGCATGAGGTTACTGCGAGTGGTTTCAGTCCTCATTAAACACTTCTACAGCTTACTG GTGACTGAATGTGAGATCTTCTTGTCTCTGCTGGTGAAGTTTCTGGATGGGGAAAAACCTCAGTGGCTCAGAGCAGTTGCTGTAGAGTCGGTCCATAGGCTGTGTGTGCAGCCACATTTATTATG tTCTTTCTGTCAGTCTTACGATATGAAGCAGCACTCCACAAAGGTGTTCAGAGACATTGTTAACGCTCTGGGATCCTTCATTCAGTCACTCTTTATTGTCCCGAACGGCGGCAGCACTGCTGCTGTCAGTGCACCTGCTG GGGCCTCAGGTTCAGGGGCTCAGGGCACAGCTCAGGGCGGTCCGGGCACAGGAGGGGGCAGCGGCACCTTGACCACACAGGCTGCATTTGAATACCGGGGTACCTGGATCCCCCTCATGACTGTTAGCGTCCAGGGCAGCGCCAAGGCTACCTA cttAGAGATGCTGGACAAGGTTGAACCTCCGTCCATCCCAGAGGGCTACGCCATGTCGGTGGCCTTCAGCGCCTTACTGGACCTGGTGAGGGGCATCACCTCCATGATTGAAAGAGAGCTGACCATGGAGGAGGAGGCAGCTGCAGAATTCAGAGAGACTCACCCTGACCAAGAATGGAAACCAGA CAATAAAAAGTCTAAAAAGCAGCTTTGCTTCTCAGGGTCCCACTTGGTTTGGGAGGAGATGGTCAACGCCTGCTGGTGTGGTCTCCTGGCTGCCCTCTCTCTGCTGCTAGAtgccag CACGGACGAGGCCGCGACAGAAAACATCCTGAAAGCAGAAATGACCATGGCGTCACTGTGCGGTCGTGTCGGCCTGGTGACGCCTCGTGACGCTTTCATCACGGCCATCTGCAAGGCCTCTCTGCCGCCACATTATGCTCTAACTGTTCTGAGTAGCAACAGCTCCAACCTCTCTAGTAAAG CTTACTCTATCCAGGGCCAGAGCGTGCAGATCATCAGCCCCTCGAGTGAGTCTCATCAGCAGGTGGTGGCTGTTGGGCAGCCACTCACCGCTCAACCACAGGGCACTGTGGTG ctgacTGCCAAAAATATCCAGTGCATGAGAACACTGCTGAACCTAGCCCACTGCCACGGGGCTGTCCTGGGGATGTCCTGGCAGCTGGTACTGGTTACACTCCAG caTTTAGTTTGGATCCTGGGACTAAAACCAGCGGTGGGTGGTGCCCTGAAACCTGGACGAGCAGTGGAGGGACCTAGTACG GTGCTGACCACAGCAGTCATGACAGATCTGCCCGTCATCTCCAACATCCTGTCCAGACTGTTCGAAAGCTCCCa GTACCTGGATGACGTGTCTTTGCATCACTTGATCAATGCACTTTGTTCCCTCTCCTTGGAGGCCATGGAAATGGCTTATGGAAATAACAAG GAACCATCTCTGTTCGCTGTTGCAAAGTTGTTGGAAACTGGCCTCGTCAACATGGACCGCATTGAGATCCTGTGGAGACccctgacaggacacctgttaGAG GTCTGCCAGCACCCAAACTCCAGGATGAGAGAGTGGGGAGCCGAGGCACTGACGGCACTAATCAAAGCTGGGCTTACCTATAAACATGACCCTCCACTGGCACAAAATCAG cggctgcagctgctgctgctgaacccCCTGAAGGAGTTGTCCAACGTGTTGCATGCCGACATTCGGCAGAAACAGCTGGAGTGTGTCCTGCAGATCCTGCAGAGCCAGGGCGACGGCCTGGGGCCCAGCTGGCCCCTCGTGCTGGGCGTTATTGGAGCCATTCGCAATGATCAAGG GGAATCATTGATCCGAACAGCCTTCCAGTGCCTACAGTTGGTGGTGACTGACTTCCTCCCCACGATGCCTTGCACCTGCCTTCAGATTGTGGTGGATGTAGCTGGCAGCTTTGGCCTTCAGAACCAGGAGCTCAACATTAGCCTTACCTCCATCGGCCTGCTG TGGAACATTTCCGACTACTTCTTCCAAAGAGGCGAGGCCATCACCCAGGAGCtggagagagaggaggaagcTCTACAGAAGCAGGCTCAGGAGAAAGGAGAAACCCTGAACAGACCATTCCACCCCGCCCCTCCCTTCGACTGCCTCTGGCTGTGCCTGTACGCCAAGCTGGGCGAGCTGTGCGTCGACCCGCGGCCTGCTGTGCGCAAAAGTGCAGGGCAGACGCTGTTCTCCACCATCGCTGCACACGGGACCCTGCTGCAGCAGCCAACGTGGCATATCGTGGTCTGGAAG GTTTTGTTCCAGCTGTTGGACTGCGTGAGGACATCGTCCACGACAGCAGACAAGGAGAAGATTGAGTCTGGTGGAGGAAACATTCTCATCCACCACTCTCGCGACACCGCTGAGAAGCAGTGGGCGGAGACGTGGGTGCTGACGCTAGCTGGGGTGGCTCGCATTTTCAACACGAGGCGGTATCTCCTCCAGCAGTTAG gGGATTTCTTCGAGGCCTGGGAGGTGCTGCTGAACCACATCCAGTCAGCTGCTCTCAGCAAAAACAATGAGGTCTCTCTGGCTGCTCTAAAGAGCTTTCAAGAAATCCTGCAGATCGTCACACCTGTCAAAGACTCAGACAAAGCAGGGGACGCGCTCGCCGCCATGGGCGTCCCCCCCGTCCTCATTGATCCGCTCTCTGCCTCCGGTCCAGGCAGACCCCTGGTGCGCTCAGATTCACTAGTCGAAAGGCTGACGAGGTACAACGGGGCCGAGTTGCAGGCGCCGCCACCCGGGGAGGAGTCGGCGTTGGAGGACTCGGCATTGTGGTGGTCTGCATGGAACACATGGTATCGAACAGGAACGGAAAGCACGAGGCCCCCCTGTGGCCCGGCGGAAAAGCTCGCCTTCATCCCAAGCCAGCCGTTCCTCACAGCATTAATCCAGATTTTCCCAGCACTCTACCAGCACATCAAAGCTAACTTCAGCATGGACGATCTGAAAAAGCTTGGAGTCATTCTCCACGGGGCCGTGTCCGTGCCAATCAGCAGCGACGCCTCGCCTTTCATCCTGCCTTCCTACACAGAGGCCACGCTCACTAGCTTGCAGGAAGCTGTACTTACTGCTCTGGATGTGTTGCAGAAG GCCATCTGTGTGGGCCCTGAGAACCTGCAGATCATGTACCCGGCCATCTTTGAACAGCTGCTACTCTTCGTGGAGTTTTCCTGCAAGCCTCCTCAGTACGGCAGGGTGGAAACCAAACACGTGGCCAATGCAAAATACAACCAG GCAGAATGGGTTGCCTTAAACTATGTGCCCTTTGCTGAGCGCTCCTTGGAGGTGGTGGGGGACCTTTACCATAAAACAGCATGCCACAAAGCTGTCATCAATGAGAAGGTTCTGCAGAATATCATCAAG ACTTTAAGAATGCCCTTGGGTTTGAAGTACGCCTGTCCATCAGAGAGCACCTGGAAGCTCGCCGTTTCGTCTCTGCTGAAGGTGCTGTCTATCGGGTTGCCTGTTGCACGCCAGCATGCCTCGTCTGGGAAGTTTGACACTATGTGGCCCGAGTTGGCCAACGCCTTGGAAGACTTTCTTTTCACCAAAAG CACCCCCCCTGATAATCTGTCTATTCAGGAGTTTCAGCAGAATGAATCTGTTGATGTGGAG GTGGTCCAGTTGATCAGCACTGAGATTTTACCGTTTGCCAATTTCATCCCCAAAGACTTTGTTGGTCAGATTATGACTATGCTCAATAAGGGCTCCATTCATTCCCAAGCTCCCTCGTTCACAG AGGCTGAGATAGATGTGCGAATGCGGGAAGATTTTTCCAAGGTGTGCTTTGAGACGTTGCTCCAGTTTTCCTTCAGCAACAAGGTGTCCACTCCTCAGGAGGGCTACATCTCTCGAATGGCGCTCTCTGTGCTCCTCAAGAGGGCCCAGGATGTTCTCCGGCGATACGTGGAGGATGAGAGGCTGAGCGGGCGCTGTCCGTTACCAAG GCAACAAGTGACGGAGATTATCTTCGTCTTAAAAGCTATAAGCACTTTGATGGACTCGCTTAAAAAGACGCTGCCAGAAAACG TGGATGGCAACACGTGGGCTCAGGTGATTGCTCTGTACCCCACGTTGGTAGAGTGCATTACCTGTTCTTCGTCCGAGGTAAGCACCGCCCTGAAGGAGGCCCTGGGGCCCTTTAAAGACTTTATGCAGCCACCAGTCTCCAAAGTCCAGAACGGAGAGTCCTGA